The following DNA comes from Dermacentor andersoni chromosome 2, qqDerAnde1_hic_scaffold, whole genome shotgun sequence.
TGGAAGTATATATCATCGTCAAGAGGGCTTCAGGAAACCAGTGCTTGAAGCAGGGTATATTTAATGTGTTTTGGCACTAATGGGTTAGTGGTAATACTGTCACCAAATAGTGGAATAGTTATATCAGCAGCCACATGCTACTTAAATCCTTAATGTGATGTTTTAATCCAGCATCCACAGAACCGGTGTTTAGAATATGTGCAGTGTTAGCAATGTGGAATTAATTACTAAGCTTAGATTTTATAATTTCAGCTTGCAATTACTTCTCAAGATCAGGATCCGTTTGACATAGATGTATTGGACATAAATGTATTGAAAGATAGAATTTAAAATACCTTGAAAATTATGTCTGATAACTTTGATCTCTCATCTATATCCATGATGCACCTGATACATGTGTCTTCCTGTTTCGTTGTGTGTGCAGGCAGTTCACCATGTTAGACGGCAGTGCTGCAGTCAACCCCAATGGTTCCTGGCTCAACAGTCGCGGCATCTGGCTTACCTACTGCCTGGGCATCCTGCTGCTGCATTTGCTGATACTCAGCTTCCCTTTCCTGAGCGTTGCCTGGACCTGGAGTCTCACAAATCTTACACACAATGTGGTCTGTCCTACTCTCACTCCTTATGTGTCTGTTTTTCTTACATAATGAATGACTACTTGTGCATGAGCAAATGAGAGACAGCATAATTCCACCACTTTAGATGAGTTAGGATTCACACAGCCGTTGTCCATCCCTTCCTGTAACCATCATCATTTAAAAAACAAGCATAGGTGTGCACTAGGCATAATGGAGCAAAGTTAAAACAGATGACAGCAGCAGTGGTGCTGGCAGCCACACGAGTTGCTCTGGAGTTTAATGACAACCTTGGCTCAGCTGAAACGAAATCAATTTGGTGCAGCAGTTTATATATAGATCACCGCTTCGAGGAATTCTTATGTTACAACATGAATTATTGTGTACGAGCATCAATGTAAATATTGGCATTTACAAGTCTAGAAACAGAGTTCTGCCACAACAGCTGGCAATAAACATATGCATTGGCGCAAGAGAGCACTAGGGAGATGCAAGGGTTGTCAGAAACAGTCAACAGGGCTCAGCAGTTTTCTGATAAGATAGCTTGTGCAGGGGAAAGGGCTCTGTCACTGATGTAGAAACGTAAACTCGGAGCAGCATCGTACATCAATGACAGCCCATTTTTGGGATGTAACCAGCCTAAGAACCCTTTCCTTCGATTGAAGCCGGTGCCATAAATGTGGTGCCTTAGATGACAAGGACATTACTTTTACAACAAATTAAATACTAAATAATGAATGTTTGGTGATTTGTCACCTCATTATTTCTTCTGTCTTTTCATACGTGGCCTGTATTTGGTTGCAGATAATTTGATTATAGTCATAACAGCTGTTTTATTATTGATCATAGCAATGTAATCAGCTATTATGAAGACACTCAATAATTGTTCCAacatatccatccatccaaaagAAATGTTTTACATCAAAATTTCTTGCTGTTCCTCACACTGATTTCTTCAAGGTGGGGTACGCATACTTTGCAGAAAGCTTCTGCAGTCTAAACTGTACTGAAATTTACTATAAGAATCTTCCAGCTTAATTTGCCTCAGTAAATTATTCCGCCAAGATTTGGCAGACTACTGACATAGTGGCATGAATTAGTCTACAAATTTTAAGGCATATGCTGTTGAAGGTTATTTGTCACTTAATTGGTCTTGAATTCTCACTGCTGAAATTTTACACTTCATTTCTTTATCTACCTTTAACAGGCTTTTGCTTGCTAAAGTTGCAAGCTTAGACTTGTTCAACatactatttttattttttgggcTGGATAATGTTTATTATTGCTGGAAAAGATAGAGGCTATACTTCACTGTTCTGAATTTTTCACCTAAGCCTCACCGGTGCATCAATGTGGTGTCATGGATTTGAATGTGTGTTGTTGTGTTTTAGCCATTTTGGTGCGATAAATATTTTCATACTTTGCTAGATTGAGTCTTTGTTTCCTTCAGAATGTAATATAGTTCTTAGGAGCACGATTGATCATCTCACCTGCATAAAACCCAACTGTGACCGGTGTCCTTCACTTGCTGTTGCTGACATAGTTTGAGCGATTCCTTTAAAGATATATTGCTCCTTTGGGCATTCCACTCAGACACACACTTTAAGGATAAGTAGTTAACTAGATCTGAGCGGACACTGTGACATATTGGTCCTTCTGGGTGCCCAAGGTGCTCCTTCTGAATCTATTAAAAAGATATTGTGCAAAGGTAATGAAAATGGATTGTGTCAATAATTTTTAAAAACCTGTATAGTTTAAAAAGATTAAACATCTTGGCACACATCTCCTGTACATAATGGAAATATGTTTGGGACCTCTGAATGAGTTTACTTCTGGGTGAGTCTTAGTGCTTATGAAGTATCCATACTAATATTTTGAGCATTGTCTGGCAGCTGTGTTTTGGCCTTGAAGGACCATCTCGGAATTTCATTAGCGGAGGCAGGGAGAAAGTGCTGCAAGGAGTCAAATGTTTACAAGAATGTGGTCGTCTTGCTGCTTTTTGCAGGCGATGTTCTTCTTCCTTCATACACTTAAGGGAGTTCCTTGGGAGTCAGCAGACCAGGGCAAGTCACGATACCTGACGCAGTGGGAGCAGATTGATGATGAAATGCAGTTCACAGCCACAAGGAAGTTCCTCACTGTGGTTCCTGTTTTCCTGTAAGTACATGCTCATGGCTACCAGCTAGCTACTGTAGGCTTATTGAGCTCCACCGCATATGTGGGGGAACATAACCAACTATTCAGAGTTGAGATATCTGAGGAAGCATCATAAGCAATGCATTTAACTAGCGTTGTGTTCGGTTGGCTTCTCAAGTTCTCTGGACCAGAACCATTAGATCATAGGCTGCTTGCAATCCAAGCAGGAGACTTTGCTCCCCAGTGTGTGTGTACCTCTAGTGCCGCAGTGTGTACCCTTAGTGCTGCAGCATGGCCAAACACAAACATTCACACTTGACTTCTACAAATGACACCATCTGGCTTCGATCCACTGGTATACATTGAAAGCCCCTTGACGAACTTGATAGCATAAACACGATGGTCATCATTGAAGCCGTTCCTTTGAGCGTGAACTCCGAGgtgtagcagcagcagcggcacacATGGTTCTACTGCCATCGCTAGCTGCCTCTGTTTCTGCACGATATGATACCTTACAGCCCTTGTAAGTAAATGGCTCAGAAGACCCGCAGACAAAATTACACATCCGGCAGAACACTGTCACGACAAACCACTGGTTAGGCCTCGTTGCGGTTGCGGTGGCTCACCAGTCACTAGGCATGACTGCAGGTGTCGTGCGATAATCTCTTGGCCAGATATCAGCTGCGCGCTTACTTTTGTGTCAGATCAGTCTAAATCACTCAGAGTTGGAGGCTGACACTCTATGAAAAATATCCAAACATAATCATCAGAAACTGATTTGAATGCTGAATGCTGCACTGTTACGAATTCAATAAATGAGTAATTTTCACAAACACAATAGTATTGTACTGTACTGTGTTTAGTATAGAGCTAGAGAGACAGTCAGCATTTGTTTATAGTTAAGCAGAGTCACGTCAAGTTCTAGTTAGTTAGTTCATTAGTTATGTAAAGTTTTATGGTGGAAAAGCAACTAAGGCTACGATGCACAAGTCACATCGCAATTTGTTGTGTGTCCTGAAGTTTGTCTAACTGGACTGGCCGAGGTGGAGCCAACTACATACGCCAGTTGAAGCAAAAACTTAAGTTCAGCTTGAGGACGAAAATTGGTTGAGTTGTCTTCTGCAATCCTGAGCCATTGATGGCAAGTTGAAGTTTACTGAGTGGAGAAACATATTCTTTGCCAAGACCATTGCAGCACACATGCTGCTCAAGGGATTATGAAAAGCTTGCAGGAATGGATAGGCTCATGGTTGCTGGTTACAAACtattgttaaagggcccctgaaacggttcggacaaattttgtaggcgcatagggtacagcttaagtagaacattcgcaccacaatttaaatgaagcgttacgtattaatggagttacaagcgattagaagttaccctcctccctagccatgcctttcctcctcaactcgctcgccgagcgagcggcgctaagctccgccttcactggtcctgcgtcacgatgcgacgtcacatcgtccacttccggttgttggagcacgcctcctcccgcgcgagacctctccgctggccgcttggccgtcgaccgagagccaacgaagcagcgtgcgttgcgagcattctgtcgtagcgcctaaggtggccggtattccggtaaccacaggcaagctggtcatttcggcaaatgactggaggcataaactcaagctgatgaaggaacttcagagtagacgtacgtgagcagcctgatcggtctgcactgtccagacacttgttggcggagcgcttaaccagtcaaacgaagcgctaata
Coding sequences within:
- the ORMDL gene encoding ORM1-like protein 3, which encodes MLDGSAAVNPNGSWLNSRGIWLTYCLGILLLHLLILSFPFLSVAWTWSLTNLTHNVAMFFFLHTLKGVPWESADQGKSRYLTQWEQIDDEMQFTATRKFLTVVPVFLFFLTSFYTKYDSVHFAINFCSLMFVLIPKLPQFHKVRLFGINKY